Genomic window (Pyrus communis chromosome 13, drPyrComm1.1, whole genome shotgun sequence):
AAAATGAAAGCTGTTTGATGAACACTGTTGAGCCTGGCGGGAATGAACCAATGCGTTCAGCTCCTGAGTAGTATTTTGCAAGCACTCCATTGAAATCTCTCCTCCCTCATCAATATTTCCACATGATTCCACTGCAATAGGAACCATGTTATTGTTTCCAATGTTGGACCCTAGGAGGGATTGCAGAAACTGTGCATCCATATTATTGTTTATAAATTCTGCTGTAGAAGGTGGAAGGGCTTGAACTTGATGATGCTGCTGATCCAAAATCCATGTTCCGTTGTTGTTCGAATTATTTGACACAGCTAGTGGAAAATCCTGATCGGCTGATTGTACATTAATGTTTTTTATGGTAGTCTCATCAGCGTCAAACATGAATAAAGGGTATGGAGAAGGGTATAGGATTTCCCTAGGTGGTGTAGGCTTTGTAATGAAATTATGGTTCAAAAATTCTTGCTGGTTTGGATTACTGCAACCCATTTGGTAATTGTGCTGATGATCAATAATAGAGGGAGAGGTGATTGGTGGTGAAGAAGGCTTTTCTAGCTTCTTTTTAATCCATGAATTCCAGTAGTTCTTTATCTCGTTGTCGGTTCTTCCAGGCAGACATTTTGCTATATGCGCCCatctaaaatttatcaattcaTGTTAGAGTACAAGAGAGTGACGATGACATCCCAATTAAAGAACGAGTAGTCATCAGGTAAGACATTAAGATCGTAGGAAaacaatttcaaaaaatttcatctgCTAACACTGTTTGTGACACTATAATTGTAAGAAATTAAGATTGAAGGAAAACTAGACTCACCAAAATAACAAGGAAGGTGCGCTAGCTTAAACAAGTAACTTTAACATTTTAGAAAAGAAACTAAATAACTTTAACAACTAAACT
Coding sequences:
- the LOC137712238 gene encoding transcription factor MYB26-like, with product MGHHYCCKQGKVKRGLWSPEEDEKLVRYITTYGHGCWRKVPEQAGLQRCGKSCRLRWLNYLRPDIKRGGFTPEEEKLIVRLNGVVGNRWAHIAKCLPGRTDNEIKNYWNSWIKKKLEKPSSPPITSPSIIDHQHNYQMGCSNPNQQEFLNHNFITKPTPPREILYPSPYPLFMFDADETTIKNINVQSADQDFPLAVSNNSNNNGTWILDQQHHQVQALPPSTAEFINNNMDAQFLQSLLGSNIGNNNMVPIAVESCGNIDEGGEISMECLQNTTQELNALVHSRQAQQCSSNSFHFYDIVEGPSSSNLGSANILSSLPSYQ